In a single window of the Candidatus Bathyarchaeia archaeon genome:
- a CDS encoding DUF6114 domain-containing protein: MSQNERPTAAFVLSFIAGLFILIDGVALWIIGSFLARLNMAELMFQYMPRYTVEFPPTTGLTAASTVLYVLGATGIIFGAIILIGAAILYRNPSHRTAWGVIILVLSVISIATGGGFLVGAILGIVGGILALVWKPKVATTPTTAATQT; the protein is encoded by the coding sequence ATGAGTCAAAATGAAAGACCGACCGCAGCGTTTGTACTCTCCTTCATAGCTGGGCTCTTCATATTGATAGATGGGGTAGCCCTTTGGATCATAGGCTCATTCCTCGCCAGACTCAATATGGCCGAGCTGATGTTCCAATACATGCCAAGATACACGGTGGAGTTTCCGCCAACCACAGGGCTTACGGCCGCCTCAACAGTCCTATATGTGCTTGGTGCCACTGGAATAATCTTCGGCGCCATAATATTAATTGGGGCCGCCATATTATACAGAAACCCTTCACACAGGACGGCATGGGGAGTAATAATTCTGGTGCTCTCGGTAATTAGTATCGCCACAGGTGGAGGCTTCCTAGTAGGCGCTATACTGGGAATCGTAGGCGGGATACTCGCCTTAGTGTGGAAGCCGAAAGTGGCAACCACACCTACAACTGCGGCTACCCAGACCTAA
- a CDS encoding DNA polymerase ligase N-terminal domain-containing protein yields MPKDLGNPALEALSKVTSYPEEFGLDLAKPEDRFKWFLASVLFAKRISSEIAKRTFQKFMENNLTTPQKLLDAGWDRLVRVLDSGGYVRYDFSTATNLIEAANFLKKGYGGSLETLHEQARDSDDLEKRLREIRGLGPVALNIFLRELRGRWAKARPKVSNIALDVAERLGISEKYVETYEPKLVRVNLQYCRKGRCDVCPVKNHCKTIGVKDPIYVIHKHAATHLHYDLRLEVGGVLKSWAIPKEPPTQVGIKRLAIETEDHPLDYADFEGEIPEGYYGAGKVEIWDKGDYQPLELGADKIVLELNGVRLRGVYCLIKAGFKGAAKSWLFFKKSEFTRSVKSRASSTTP; encoded by the coding sequence ATGCCTAAAGATCTTGGCAACCCAGCCTTAGAAGCCCTCTCCAAGGTGACTTCCTACCCTGAGGAGTTCGGCCTAGATCTGGCTAAGCCTGAGGACAGGTTTAAATGGTTTCTAGCCTCGGTTCTCTTCGCCAAACGAATCTCCAGCGAGATCGCTAAGAGGACGTTCCAAAAATTCATGGAGAATAATCTGACAACTCCTCAAAAGTTGTTGGATGCCGGATGGGATAGGCTGGTTAGGGTCTTGGATTCAGGAGGCTACGTGAGGTATGACTTCTCAACGGCTACAAACCTCATAGAGGCGGCTAATTTCCTGAAGAAAGGTTACGGTGGAAGCTTGGAAACTTTGCATGAGCAGGCCAGAGACTCAGATGATTTGGAGAAGAGGCTCAGAGAAATCAGGGGATTAGGGCCTGTTGCACTCAACATCTTCCTCAGAGAACTTAGGGGGAGATGGGCTAAGGCTAGACCGAAAGTTTCCAACATCGCTCTAGATGTAGCTGAAAGGCTAGGCATCAGCGAGAAATATGTGGAAACCTACGAGCCCAAGCTTGTGAGGGTAAACCTACAATACTGCAGAAAGGGTAGATGTGATGTGTGCCCAGTAAAGAACCACTGCAAAACTATAGGGGTTAAGGATCCAATCTACGTCATCCACAAGCATGCGGCAACCCATCTACACTACGACCTTCGCCTTGAGGTAGGCGGTGTATTGAAGAGTTGGGCGATACCGAAGGAGCCCCCTACCCAAGTTGGCATAAAGCGGCTGGCGATTGAGACGGAGGACCATCCTCTCGACTACGCAGATTTTGAAGGCGAGATACCTGAGGGCTACTACGGTGCGGGAAAGGTTGAGATCTGGGATAAAGGCGACTACCAGCCTCTAGAACTTGGCGCAGACAAAATAGTCTTAGAACTTAACGGGGTGAGGCTAAGGGGGGTATACTGCCTCATAAAGGCTGGCTTCAAGGGTGCAGCAAAGAGCTGGCTCTTCTTCAAAAAGAGTGAATTTACCCGTAGCGTGAAGTCTCGAGCTTCTTCCACTACACCCTAA